Part of the Leucobacter insecticola genome is shown below.
ACCGGTGATGTGTTTGTGCAAGACGACGCCCAGCGCGCGCACATTCAAAAGCTTGGCGCGGATCTTGTCGACATGGAGGCCTACGCGTTTGCGAGTGTCTGCGAAAGGTTCGGAGTGCCGCTGCAGATCTTCAAGATACCCTCTGACTTCGCCGATAGCTCCACGACGGCCGAGGAATGGGACACGATCGTGTTCCGCAAGAGCGAGCAGTTGCGCGAATTCTGGGACACGCGCCTGGTGTGACTCGGATCCTGAGCCAGGATCCTGAGCCCGGATCCTGCGCCAGCTAACTCGGCGCCGTGTGCGCAAGTTGTGGTTATCCGTGCCCATAAGAATAATCTGCGCACACAGCACGGGTGAATGTGTTCGTGCGAGGGGGATCGGGTAGGGGGCGCGGGCAGGGGATCGGGATCGGGCGCGAGCACGGATACGCTCGGGCGCATGCGCAATGATAGAGGCATGGCCCACGTCGCAGCCCTCTACCGCTACCCGTCAAGGGGTTCACGCCCGAGCCGGTCGACGCGCTCACCGTGCAACCCGACGGCAGGATCGCGGGCGATCGGGTGCTCGCGTTTCGTTTCGCTCGCGCGGCAACACCTGATTTCCGTGACGGTCTCGAACACTGGCCGAAGGCGAAGGGCCTTTCGCTCCAGGACTTCCCCTCGCTTGCCGCGTTGCAGCTGAGCTTTGATCAGCAGACACAACGCGTGAGGATTACCCGCGCGGGTGAAAAGCTGGTCGAGGCGGGCCTTGACGAGCAAGGTCGCGCTGCCCTCACAGAAGCCGTTACCAGTTTCGTGTTGAGCACACCCGAGGGTGCTCGACTCCGCGGCCCGGGCAGGCTGCCGCTCGTCTTGGTCGGCGACGGCGCGACCTCGCGCTTCCAGGACCGGGCCCGGGGCTACGTGTCCGTGCACAGCCAGGAGAGCGTCAAAGATCTTGAGCTTTCGATGGGTATGCCGATTGATGCTCGGCGATTCAGATCCAACATTGTGATCGCGGGCGTCGACGCTTGGGACGAACTCGCCTGGCAGGGGCGCTTGAGGATCGGTGACGTCGAGTTCCATACGGAGGGGCCGATCGTCCGCTGCCTCGCGACTCACGCAAACCCGGACACCGGTGAGCGCGATGCTCCCGTGCTCACTACGCTCACGCGAGACATCGGGCAGCAGCAACCGACACTTGGGCGGCTACTGCTGCCTGCAGACTTTGGGCAAGGGGGAACGATCCGCGTCGGGGATGAGGTTTCCGCGGGTGCC
Proteins encoded:
- a CDS encoding MOSC domain-containing protein encodes the protein MQPDGRIAGDRVLAFRFARAATPDFRDGLEHWPKAKGLSLQDFPSLAALQLSFDQQTQRVRITRAGEKLVEAGLDEQGRAALTEAVTSFVLSTPEGARLRGPGRLPLVLVGDGATSRFQDRARGYVSVHSQESVKDLELSMGMPIDARRFRSNIVIAGVDAWDELAWQGRLRIGDVEFHTEGPIVRCLATHANPDTGERDAPVLTTLTRDIGQQQPTLGRLLLPADFGQGGTIRVGDEVSAGAVIRA